DNA from Triplophysa dalaica isolate WHDGS20190420 chromosome 21, ASM1584641v1, whole genome shotgun sequence:
gtcgggtccaattgagtgacagctGAGAGAGttaacccctcccactcctcgacgAATCAGACAAACtctaccttcgcgggcattttgatccacctcatctcggaaagctgttattcggagaataaaaggtatgttttaagagtttttaatgtataaaaccattactgtacatcaaaaaaatgtatgaaagtatgcaaaatttggctgttcgcattaggtttgaaaagtaacgttacaatctagttTTGATAGCTAGTTTGTAAcattatgcccacgttgttctaacttagagctttttaataatttaaacttcctttttggtcaacatagatgaacaaattgataaagaaagcctcctgctggacatccacttccaaaattacacaccacactgttgtcttcaaactcccaggaaaagaatcctcttcagtCAGACTGCTCTGttgatatgtcaggttaagcagtactGGAACCGAAAGAACTAAAGCTAAAaaattgtgagtttatatgaagaggaaagttctcGGACTAATacattccatgcaaatgtcaaccaataccatgaaaaaagtttttaccaaagtTTTTACTGTACTAACTGCACCTTATAAACATTTGGTTGTTCAATTACCTgtgtgaggtctctcttcaagttaaggtattattgcttcaggtttgtacattttagttcacagaaatcctacaaagtttgttgcCTCCCGaatacggtgtccctttttcacatccaaaacgcttgtttatttcctttccctttaaatagaaagcttgtgcatagactgatccatccatccatccattttcttccgctttatCCGAAGGCATCCAGGGGGCATCCgtaaaagatgcccgagccacctcagctggcccctctcgatgtggaggagcagcggatctactctgagctcctcccgagtgaccgtgcttctcaccctatctctaagggatcgcccagccaccctgcggagaaagctcatttcggccaccTGTATCCGGGATTTTGTcttttcggtcatgacccacagctcatgaccataggtgaaagtaggaacgtagattgaccggtaaatcgagagcttcgccttgcggctcacctccttcttcaccacgacggaccggtacagcgaccgcattactgcagaggctgcaccgatccatctgtcaatctcccgttccatccttccctcactcgtgaacaagaccccaagatacttgaactcctccacttgaggcagaaACTCTCCAAcaacctgaagtgagcaagccacccttttccgactgagaaccatggcctcggatttggaggtgctgattctcatcccagccgcttcacactcagctgcaaaccgtcccagtccCTGCTCAAGGtcatggtctgatggggccagcacgacaaaTCATCCGCAAAGATGATCtctgcaaagagcagagatgaaatcgtgtggtccccaaacccgacatcctccggcccctggctgcgcctagaaattctgtccataaaaattatgaacagaaccagcgacaaagggcagccctgccggagtctcTTTTTAataagggggaccggagggtgtgctccaactatcggggatcaaacttctcagcctccccgggaaagtctatgccagggtactggagaggagaatccggctgATGGTAGAACCTCaaattcaggaggaacagtgtggttttcatcccggtcgtggaacactggaccagctctataccctctccagggtgctggagggttcatgggagtttgcccaaccaatccacatgtgcttcgtggatttggagaaggcattcgactgtgtccctcgcggcatcatgtggagggtgctctgggagtataggattcgggaccctttgctaagggctatccggtccctgtacgaccggagcaggagcttggttcgcattgccggcagtaagtcaaaCTTGTTCcctgtgcatagactgatattttatcatattagtgcagttctatcaacaagggtttagtaaaataaaaataaatggttcagtatattggtaacaaatacattctctgagtgtttttatgaattccttttgtcttggaTTCAGAGccttaataaaacttcaacttttgattcttactggTGTGTGGCGAGTTGGTCCGTTcccaatcagcgtcgccatggttaCTCAGGAGATTAGCGGATCGTCAGCACCTGAGTCCAATTGTCAGCGGGGATAAAAGCCTCACAGCCAGGAGACACAGTGAGTCACATCTCCAAGCCTCTAACACCGCTGATGTTTCATATCTTTACATCCTCTTTAAAGATTCGGACGTCTGACGATCGGCAGGACACCTCGACTAGGAGGGTTTTCTGGGAGGATAATTCCGAGCTCACCTGACGCCAACGACCTACATAAAGTCAACCACGTCAGGAGCCGTGAAGGGAGGATACAGCCCGAAGCTGAACTTTGTTGAAGCACCATATTTTTCGTTTGTATTAAATCACCCTCCGGGGCTTTTGTTTACATACTTCCGTGGTTGTCTTATGTCTTGCACCCCACATAGTGCCTCAAgtaattctgtgattttattattttcaaacattttgggtttgttttaaaccagcaatgtaatagttgatgtaaataaaacaacccagcatgttgggtcaaagatttaaccgaaatggctgggttaaaataacccaacgctgggtttgtccatatttgacccaacgttgggttaccaaaataacccaaattgggttgttttaacccagcatttttttttagtgTATACTCAAGATGTACGGGTCTTAACAATTCTTGAgtaaacacaatattttgaaaacaaattgcAGGGTTGCCTTCTCACGTGTGGTACTAGCCTGTTGTGTCATAGATAAATTGCGGTTTAGGTGTAAAGGATGACAAATTTGAATGTGCAACATACAGGGACAGCAACAAACAATTTCTCAATGTTTATCCCCCAGAATGCTGTTTGAATAGAATGTTAAATTAAAGTCTAGAAATGTGAATACAATTGACTTTTACTGCAGTAACAAAGGCAACGACGgcatgagaataaaaaaatcgaACTTTAGATTTAGCATGCGACCACAACACTAACATCCTGACTTGAAGTTTAGTCACTTTCCTGTTTTGAGATGTTTGTAAAGTTCAAAATGCCAAACATGTCTTTCATTCTGAGACACCCACAATGCTTCTTCTGTTTAGTCATCAGGCCTATATGAATGTTAAAAAACGTACACAAACCTTACCTCATTTCCGTTCCTCACATGTTTGCTGGTCTGGCAGATGCTGTTTTGCTATTCTTTCAGAACCAGTATGACTAcatatttttgggggaaatgtCTATCAGTGAGGGAAAAGCCATTCATGTCTGCCACCGCTGTGGGTAGATATgatcaaattgaaaaaaatcggatgaaaaaaaatgatctgtGGGAGGGTGTGAATGAGTTGATCAAGTCCAGACATGTGAATGCATGTGTAGCGCCCGAGACCGATCAGACACACAATAACTAGttatatttcttaaacataACAACAACACCCCTCACCTTACAAGCAAGCTAGTCGCCAGGAAGTCTACCCCCAATCTGTAACTAACACCTAGGCAGGACcagatctctggtgaccatagcaacGCACACCAAACCATCAAGATTTTACAACCGACTGTAAGGGGAAATGAACtctctttactcactttggggacagacatacatgccaaaatacatctaaatagtaatatacatatattcatttataacctTTCCATGCATTTatgttcttgttgttatgtCTGTCTTAAACATTAATCCGAAGTAGTTTGCACGAATGTGTGTATAACTACTAGAATTATTAGATTTTTAGTAACTcatttaaccaagatgatatGAAGATCATGATTAGTGTCTATGAGCTGGATTTATGTTacttttcatattagttttatgGAACTCTTAGAAGTTTCCTGGTGAACATTCAATCAGCTTTCACATACAGAATACCATGTTGGAAAACATAGACAGGGTTCGTTCATTCTCTCCCCTCTCTTTTTGCGTTTTACATATCTAAGGGATGGACTAGAAGAAGACTTCAACTTTGACCCCTAAGTTTGTGCCCAGCTGCGGCCTcgtctttccagatacagatcctctgcataaaactggttctctctgatcacttccagccaagatcaactggagcctcaacaaactgcatcaggacactttctttctttagatgGGCAAGACATGCAAGTATCATAAAGACATGCAAGTATCATACTTAGTCTTATTAATGGATGCATAGAGCATCATTtatccttttaacaaaggtgcttttcaagaaaaaagcgatgttttgttcaggctattgatcttctgaatatcatatactgccataCATCCATGCTCTGTTCTGGAATTACGTAGGGGATTCAATGAtgaccatttttatttaaacactattcttcacCAAACATGCCTACACGACTTGAGGAAAAGTATAAGAGTATATTTTAACagtacttttgtattttaatcgTACTGAATTGAGGCTCAAAACATCCAGacatgaaaaacaagaaaaagttgatttGTGAGGAGAGCAAACACATCAAACTGAACAcctcaaaattgcaacaaatcaaGGTCGACACCACCGCCTACGTCTATTACAAACACCGAAGTCTCAGTTAAGCTCAAGTGCTCTTAAGGAAACCAATACCTTTCAAAAAGCTCTCTTCAGTAAaatggataaataaaataatgtcaaGTACAATTAAAAAAGTCAAAGCCTTTTTGCACTGGACATACTGGTTTTGGCCTTATCGCCGGCTGCAGTCATGTCCTACTCCCACATAAACCAACAGAGATGTTAACTGATAATGCACCCGCATTCGCATAAAGAATGTTGACaagtttcatttacatttacatttagacatttggcagacgcttttatccaaagcaacttacattgctttatcctatacattttacataggtatttgcaatcccctgggatcaaacccacaaccttgctcttaacAATGTAACTAAGCGCTGAGAATGGCAACAGGCAGATGAGTTTTGGGTTTGTGGGCTGAGACATGACAGGACAGGCATCTTTACAACAGCAGGTGCTGGTTGCCGCAGGGCAATGAGGAACATTCATACTAACTATAGTCTATATGCTTCCTCCATATCAGTTTCTCCATAACTGATGCATTAACCATAACAGAAATTAAATCCAAAACATCTGCTGATAAAGTGCTTCAAAGATTTATAACCTAAAAGATTCATAACATTACACATCTTTTACTACAGTCTCTATAGCTCTAAAACCCCCACTACAATGGGACATGAATAGAACAGTTCTATGCTGCCCTCTAGTGGAGATAAGGCTTAATCTGCCTTAAAATTGCCTGTACAACTGTGCCCAACCTTGCATCACAAATGTCATAGATCAAAGTTTACTTTCATTTTCTGTGCAACATGATGGTTCATGTAAAGTCTTCTTTGGTAATTTATCTTATAATGTAGGTAACATCACagtaaataaaactgtaaatataGCATTCTGTTGTTATAACTGTAAACAATTTATACTTTAAATTATAAGAGAAATTTACTTATAGCTTTTAATTTACCGAAAgtaaatttattttatcaagAATTACCAAATTTTCTGTTGCTGTTTACAGTCAATGAGGAACAATATTTTCTCCAGAGGAAGAAAGGCTTTGAGTGATTTTTACTTCATCAAAGTAtcattaatgcatatttttggctgtaatatttttcatgtgttaaccatttaaaaaatgcaaaaaggtaCTCAACGCTATACCTTATCAAGAATAAATCACGGCTGAAGAGCGTTGTTGGATGGGTCTCTgaatgggttaaatgcagaggtcacatttcgggtatgggtcaccatacctgacaaataggtccttttcacttttcacttgTACCTTATTGCGTACGTATACTAAAAGCACTGAActtgaaaaaactttttttgtaaagggCAGCATGAAACCTGTCAGGACTAATGCATGTGCCCACAATATTTAGTATTCCGAGTAATTGATGGTGATCAATATTGCAAAgctaaacataacatttttaaacaaacattcttATAACTTACCAATTACATCAATATAAAAGATCTAATTTCGACATTTATCCAGTGTCATTGACTTCTGGCTTGTTTAGATAACAGTGAAAAGTTGTGAGCTAAAATTATACTGAACTCTATGAGCTATTCTGAGACTGACCCTCATCCTGGACAGCCAATCATGAGCCACAGTATCTATAGACTCAGTGGACAACGTGACACACTACTTTCAAACTGAAGATTGTAGGACTGACAGCTTTTTCGGTCGGCACTCTCCAAGCGACTGCACGCAAGCAACAAATCCAGCAAGTAACAGATATTTCTATATTAAGTTTATGTTGTGGGACTGTTTGCGTACTACTGTTAGGTGGCTAGTCAAAGTGTTAGGTTTTCTGTATCTGCAGTAGCAAAATAATTGTAGAATACGATATATATTCAAATTAACtggctcctctctctctttgtgtatCAATATCAGGAATGTTGGATGTTTTAATAATTGGAGGAGGTCCTCATGCTCTTACACTCGCTACTCTACTCTCAGATCCTGACCAACCTATCTGCCAATCCAATGCTGACATACTTCAGGGAATTCAGCTTAGCAAAGCAAAAAGCGCtcgcaaaaacaaaaaaagacaaacaaccAGTGAGTCAGAAGATCATGAGCAAAGAACAAATTGGTTTTCCACAATTTAATCAttgcatctttatttttcaattcATCACATGAAATGATCAGAAAAAAGATTAAACCCTTTTTTCACAGGGCCTGTGTTAAAAACAGAGAATGACGGGAAACATCAGACACACTCTTCACTGAACTTCAAGGTGGTGGATTCATATGGAAGATGGATATCACTGTGGCAAAGCCAGTTTACTGCCCTGAGCATCCCACATCTCCGATCACACATGCTTGTGCATACCGACCCATTTGATAAGGTAATTCAGCACTGGAGACCATACGTTTAAAATCTTATTATCGAAATACTGTAGGCCCTcctatttttcaaataaatgcatttcagtATCAAAATCTATACACGCTGTTAAgtacattattatttgatttttcACTTTAATAATCTTTATGCAGTGCAACAAACATGTCTTAATAATCTTATGTAGGCCTATTTAGTTATGTTGAGCATTTTAGAAAccaaaatgcaaataaacaggCAAACAACATTAAAGGACTGATTGGTTTCTATCTGTGCCATCCCCAGAAGGCCTTGCAAGAGTTTGTGCTGGAGGAGCATCGGGCGGAGGAGCTGCACAGTCTACCTGAGCAAATTTACATTCAGGACgagaatgcattttttaacgACAATCGGCTGGGTAAGAGGGACAAAAAGCTTCTAAGCGCAACAAATGGCCTTCAGAAGAAGCTGTACTTCAGTCTGCCAGGAACACAACTCAGTATAGACTTCTTCCAGGAGCAGGTCTGAGGGTCATGTTGCATGAGGAATTGTGTGAAATGCCGTATACTAACAATATATCGGCAGCAGAATTTAGAGGTTTAACCCGTGTTTCtgctattaaagggatagttcaccgaaGAATAAAAATTTGCggcatttactcaccctggagttgttccaaatcagtatgcatttctttgttcacagaaagatatttggaagaatgctcgttactaaacagttcttggccaccattgactaccatagaagaatgcttttaaaaacacgtttttttgCATCATACGAtagaaaaaagtatatatttattattattcaaaatgCCTTGCTTGTATTTTTAACATACCATCTTGGATCAGACGGTGTGATTTAATACTAACCAAACTGTAGTAGTAAAATTAAGATTTGCTTAGCCAAGGATTTCCGCCCAGGTACGCAAACATGACCTGGACAGCAACTTAATCCAAGCCACAGTAGACAGAATCATTCCGATCCTTTCTGAGGATGAGAGCAAGGTGAAGTTTTTCAACGTGACATTAAACACAGGAGAAAATGTAGAGGCAAAAAACATCGTCATGGCGACAGGACCTTCCAGGGCACAAATGGCAAACATCCCGTCTTGGGTGGAAGCAATCCAGGAGAGTTACCCGGAGGGAACTCTACAACACACAGTTGAGCTCATGCATTACTTCTGTACACGTGAGGAAATGAATGAGCCATCAACTGGTGGGTTTCtcaatttgacatttaaataagaGCCAAATATAAAGCTATATTTTATGAGATGAATGTGAGATGACTTTTCCCATAGAAAGCATAGGattattttgagtaaaataaCGAGGGATAACCTTTGTCTCAGGTCCTCCTCCTGTGTGTCATATCGGTCACAGAGTGATGGTGGTGGGTGGAGGTCTAACCAGCGCCCACATTATCTCAATTGCTCTTAAGCAGGGTGCCCGTCACGTGACCTGGGTCTTACGAAAACACTTACAGGTAAGTTACACCCATTCTGTTGAAATGTGACGGTAAACAACCGCATGTTAGTGATAATGTACAGTCAGCTGTACTGCAACAAAATCCTGGCAGGACGATAAGGCTTTTGACACAATTTGTAATCTTTTCCTCACCATTATGATTTTCTTGACCAAAGGGAGATAACGGGCTGAAGATTGACTGCCATTAAAATCTTTGTTGTATTGGAAAAACAGCTTTCTTCAATTTTTTGAgctcctactttggtttatgaagTGCAAGAACAacaacacttttttattttctaatattaGGCAGTTAGTGTTCCCTAACTTCTTGACAGACCttcaaatgattcgttctgcgattcatctgtctaatcccctccttacAGTGAAccaactctgatctgattggtcagatggtctagtctgctgtgattggtctaccgcgagcAATGTCGCAAATGGAATGTTGGCAGGGATTACACAGAGCGACGCAAATCTGAAATTGAACTGAAATTAGACAGACGACTTGTCAACCTCTTTTTttccaataactttgttattcgttcactttcggcttcacaacttggcagactgcttacatttacacacagaaacattaaacatggcatgaaatgtaattttaaggacatatttaacatatttaaaggTCTAGCTAGTGCATgacatttagcggcatctatccttcctgtggctcagtgttcagagcatggcactagcaatgccaaggtcatgggtccgatcctaggggattgcacatagtcagaaacaaatgtataatacaatgcaatgtaagtcgctttggataaaagcgtctgccaaatgcattaatgtaaatgttgtgttgaggttgtgaattgcagcCAACGGTGGCTGCACAGAACTAaaatgtcgtcacattttcacttctttgccgaagatACTGCCGAAGGTATTAACGAAACatactctgtagagcagtttgtccatttagggctagtCTCACGTAGCCAGACCTTCATACTGAAGGCTTGGAACTTATCTctgctttctttggccaaggcccacccaagaggccatatgactgacaggtaaactGACCAATCATGTTTCGTTTTGTGCCGCGTCATGTTTAGAGTCTTGGAAATGTCCCCACGGTAACAGACCggtgtaaagtaaaaaaaaaaagttaaaagttaacagcaacaaaatgattataagtttatgccgtgaacctcacatactttgaagaattaagCATTTAGTCGATCGAGATGAATTCTTAGagcaaccgttgtaaacacgaAAGCTCACTTCTAAGATCAGACAGCAAAAACGCATGTCTCTCTACAGAGAGTAAATTTCACTACAGAATGCCGTAATTTATCAATTAGAATCAAGTAATGTGGAGATTTGTTAAACAACACATACTGTAGGCTTAAAGGGTCAACATTTACTATCCAACAGTTGAAGCAGTTTGATGTTGGGGACGTGGAGAGTCTGATCGGACGCTATTCACACATTGAGCATGGAATCAAGATGGATGGCCTGGCCTACCTCAGGCAATTCTATAATCAAAGGAGTCTTCACAAGAGGCTGGCAATGATAAAACAAGCCCGGAAAGGAGGAGCTGTGACCCCTGAGGCCTACACACAACTTCTGCCTTTCATTCAGAGCGGTCAACTTCTGGTCAAACATCACTGTCAGGTGATGTCCGGGTGACAGCTACAGCATCTATGAAAGACAGCCAACAGATTTGCATGCTATAGATAAAATAGCTTTCATTAGATGCACGAAAAATTGTGTGTGAGTAttagtgatttaaaaaaagtaatgcaCACATTACTGTCTTTATGTATAGAATATCTATAACCAAcaatttaatttcttaattacatttaatctttatattattaaattaaatgtcttCTTCTCAAGGTGACTGAAGCTAAATGGTGTTATCAGACTCAGAGTTGGAGGCTCTCCCTGTCCAATGGTGAACAGTGGAATGGGGAAAAGATTTGGCTGGCAACAGGCTGCAAGCTGAATGTAAATCAAGACCCTTTACTGGCAGACGTTATGAGAAAATTCCCCATTCAAGTGAGCCACTGGATCTGGAATAAAATGCATAGACCTTAAAATATGAACTTTATGTGAACTCCCATgctgtttgttatttattaaaatgatcagaACATTTGTGTCTTCATTGGCAGGTTTTGGACGGCTGGCCGTGCATAACAGAATCACTGCAGTGGACACCAGAATGCCCTCTCTACCTGATGGGGCAGTACACAGCACTTCAGGTGTAGTTATGTTCCTGTTATACTGTAAGAGACTGCTGGTGTAAAGATATAGCATGCTGCAAGTCACATATTATAAAATTGTCTATAGAAATAGAAAACTAACGCTGACACGTGAGGTTCTTGAAATGAAGACGGGGTGCTGGGGTGCACAAACTAGTTGACACAAATTTTGTCCAAATGCTTCTCATATAGGATATTTTTCATGTTAActtttataaatttatatagaGAGATTGTATTGTGGATTTGTTgtgaatacaaaaaatacaatatcacCCTATTGCCCGGGCAGAAGATACAGTTTTTGGTCACATCATAGGGATGAGTTGACGCATTGAAATCTgccaataaaaagtaaataaataataaactgtttatttaaatatacaacaGCTTTGTTGTGGGTCATCCAGCCATGTTACaccataatatatatatactaaatatactgtatatgacctATCTACAGATTGGGCCTCATGCTGTTAACCTTGCAGGGGGTCAAGCTGCAAGTATACGCATATTTAAAAGCATCACATCTCAACATAGTGGACTGGATGAAAGTACATCAGCGAGAATGGAGAAGACAAGCAGGACCGAAGAGTACATATCACACATGCACGGCCTCATGTGGTTGTAACCTACATTAATCCAATCCATTCAATTTGTAATCCACGGGTTTGACCTTTCTTTTCAGCTGTACTTACCTGTAGCAAAAACGAAGCTTTTGCAAAATCTTGCTACACGTGGAtgtagacggtttcaaagtgacTACATAAACTAACATTACTGTGTATAAAGTGCGggataaaaa
Protein-coding regions in this window:
- the zgc:113276 gene encoding uncharacterized protein zgc:113276 — translated: MLDVLIIGGGPHALTLATLLSDPDQPICQSNADILQGIQLSKAKSARKNKKRQTTRPVLKTENDGKHQTHSSLNFKVVDSYGRWISLWQSQFTALSIPHLRSHMLVHTDPFDKKALQEFVLEEHRAEELHSLPEQIYIQDENAFFNDNRLGKRDKKLLSATNGLQKKLYFSLPGTQLSIDFFQEQVRKHDLDSNLIQATVDRIIPILSEDESKVKFFNVTLNTGENVEAKNIVMATGPSRAQMANIPSWVEAIQESYPEGTLQHTVELMHYFCTREEMNEPSTGPPPVCHIGHRVMVVGGGLTSAHIISIALKQGARHVTWVLRKHLQLKQFDVGDVESLIGRYSHIEHGIKMDGLAYLRQFYNQRSLHKRLAMIKQARKGGAVTPEAYTQLLPFIQSGQLLVKHHCQVTEAKWCYQTQSWRLSLSNGEQWNGEKIWLATGCKLNVNQDPLLADVMRKFPIQVLDGWPCITESLQWTPECPLYLMGQYTALQIGPHAVNLAGGQAASIRIFKSITSQHSGLDESTSARMEKTSRTEEYISHMHGLMWL